The uncultured Subdoligranulum sp. genomic sequence GCGGCCCAGAATCTGGGCCTGACGGGCTGGGTGGCCAACAACTGGGACGGCAGCGTCACCCTGGAGGCCCAGGGCGAACCGGCACAGCTGGACAGGCTGGTGCCCATGATCGAGCGGACCTGCCGCTGGGGGCGCATCGAGAACATGACGGTGAAGAACATCCCCCTGGAGGAACACGAGTACGGTTTTTCGGAGCGCAGCGGGGACTGAGTTACTTTCTTTATAAAGAAAGTAACCAAAGAAATTTTAACCGATTGTCCGGGAGGGAGCGGTAGAGGCAAAGTCCGCGCGCTGCCTTCATCGGGCGGCAACGGTAAGGCTTCTTTGCAAAGAAGGAACCGAAGAAACTCCAACCACATGTCCGGGGAAGGGCAGCGGCGGCAAGACCCGCGCGCTGGCTTCATCGGGCGGCAGCGGCAACATCACAACCCCTTACCGGGATACCGCCTGTAGGGCGGGGTCTTGACCCCGCCGTGTTCCCGGAACCGCCCTCCCGCGGGGGAATCCATTACAAAACAAACCGGCATGGCCGTCTGGCCATGCCGGTTTGTTACTATTATAATAAGATCACAGATACGTAAGTTCCCGCAGGGCCCCCAGCAGGGCGGACCAGTCGGCGTCGGTATAGCTGCTCCTGGCAAAGTGCAGCCCGGCAGGGGAGATATACCCCGCCTTGGCGCTCCCCCGGTCCTTGAACTGCAAAAAGTAGACATCCCCCTCGTCCTGCACCACCCGGATGAAGTACTCGCCCCGGCGGCACTGGAAGGTGGGCAGCCCGGGATAGGGGGTGTTCAGCGTGTAGCCCTCCGGCGTGAGGACCACTTCCTGCCGGAACACCGGCCGGTCCGCAAAGCCCTGGTCGATGGCCTCCCAGGTGAAGCGGAAGGCCTTGGGCACCTTGGTACGGTGGATCATTTTGTTGTAGCTGCCCATCCAGAGGGCCCGCAGCCGCACCACCCAGAAAAACAGCGCAAGGGAAGCGCCCGTCATCAAAGCGCCCGAAAACCACCCGGATGGGATGCTGAAATAGTACAGCCCGCGGCTCAACAGGTAGAGCGCCGCCACCAGCACCATCAGCCGCAAAACCCAGAAATACACCCAGAAGCCCCGCAGCGCCGGCAGACCGGCCGCCTCGGGGTCCTTCGTGTAGAGCAGATACCGCATAGAGCGCAGGAAGGGGTCCTGGAGCCAAAGCGTCTTGTACTGCAGCTTGTTGTAGCAGGTGACGACCCGCAATTCTTTCGTTTCGGGGTCGTAGTGAACGGAATTCTGCCCGATCTCCATGGCAAGACCCTCCTTTTACCGCCGCGCGTTGCGCTGCCAGATGGTGTACAGCCCGTCCAGCACCAGGGTGTCCCGGTAGTCGATGGCCGTGCGGCAGGCAGCCCGCACGCTGCGGGGCAGCGTGCCGGTGGCCACCAGCGGCGCTTCGGGGGCGTGCAGAGCTTCACGGAAGTTCTCCACCATGCCGTCCACCATGGCCGCCGTGCCGTGCACCATGCCGCTGTGCAGGCAGTCCGCCGTGTTGGCGCCCACCATCCGTTTGGGTTTTGCGTCCAGCTCCACCTGGGGCAGCTGGGCGGTGTTCTTCACCAGCGCCGCCAGCGCCATCTGGGGCCCCGGCAGGATGGCCCCGCCGATCAGCGCCCCGTCGCCGTCCACCGCCAGCATGGAGATGGCGGTATCAAAGTTGGCCACCACCAGCGGCGGCGTGTGCCGCTGCAAGGCCCCCACCACGGCACAGAGCAGCTCGCCACCCAGCTGGGCGGGGTTGTCCATCCGGATGCGCACCCCGCTCTTCAGCCCGGGGCCCACCTCCATCACGGGGGCCTCGCACATCTTGTGCAGCGCCTCCCGCATGCGGGGGGTCAGCGCCGGCACCACGCTGGAAAAGATCACGTCGGTGACTTCCCGGGGCTCGGCGCCGTACAAGGCCAGCATGTTCACCATCTTGTAGACCAGTTCGTCGCTGCTCAAAGCCGTGTCGGCAAACAGCCGGGAGGAAAACACCAGCTTGCCGTCCCTGGTATAGGAACCGAAGGTGATGTTGGAGTTTCCGATATTCAAAGCCAGGATCATGGCGGTGCCTCTTTTCTCTAGGATGCTTTTATACTATTATAATAAGAAGGAAAATGCAAGCACCCCCATACCTGGGAGCAAAACCGCAAAAAACCACGATATACGGTTTAACCAAAAATCGCCCGCAAAATTTGTCAAAAAAATTGAAAAAAGGTGTTGACAAACGCTTTACGGGGTGGTATTATAGTCAAGCTGTCCGGCGCGAGAGCGACACAGACAGCCGCTGAAAACCGCATAACAACAGCCTTTGAAGGCTTTTCGGAAGCTTGGTTTCCGAAAAAACTTCAAAAAAATCTCAAAAAAGTTCTTGACAAAGCGAACTTCATGAGATATAATAAATAGGCTGTAGCGCGAGATGCGAACAGCGAGCAGGACCTTGAAAATTGAACAAAACTGAAACTTGTGGAACCTTATCGTGGGTTTGGAAACCCACGTAAATCAATTCCAAATTACAAGTAATTCAAACAGGACGCAAGCGATTGTGTCTGAGTGATTTACAAGATTAAACACTTATAAAGTGATTTAATACCATTTTATAAAGAGTTTGATCCTGGCTCAGGACGAACGCTGGCGGCGCGCCTAACACATGCAAGTCGAACGGAGTTGATCCGAATGAAGTTTTCGGATGGATTTTGGATTAACTTAGTGGCGAACGGGTGAGTAACGCGTGAGTAACCTGCCCTGGAGTGGGGGACAACAGTTGGAAACGACTGCTAATACCGCATAAGCCCACGGCCTGGCATCGGGCTGAGGGAAAAGGATTTATTCGCTTCAGGATGGACTCGCGTCCAATTAGCTAGTTGGTGAGGTAACGGCCCACCAAGGCGACGATTGGTAGCCGGACTGAGAGGTTGAACGGCCACATTGGGACTGAGACACGGCCCAGACTCCTACGGGAGGCAGCAGTGGGGGATATTGCACAATGGGGGAAACCCTGATGCAGCGACGCCGCGTGGAGGAAGAAGGTTTTCGGATTGTAAACTCCTGTCGTTAGGGACGAATTCTGACGGTACCTAACAAGAAAGCACCGGCTAACTACGTGCCAGCAGCCGCGGTAAAACGTAGGGTGCAAGCGTTGTCCGGAATTACTGGGTGTAAAGGGAGCGCAGGCGGACCGGCAAGTTGGAAGTGAAATCTATGGGCTCAACCCATAAATTGCTTTCAAAACTGCTGGCCTTGAGTAGTGCAGAGGTAGGTGGAATTCCCGGTGTAGCGGTGGAATGCGTAGATATCGGGAGGAACACCAGTGGCGAAGGCGACCTACTGGGCACCAACTGACGCTGAGGCTCGAAAGTATGGGTAGCAAACAGGATTAGATACCCTGGTAGTCCATACCGTAAACGATGATTACTAGGTGTTGGAGGATTGACCCCTTCAGTGCCGCAGTTAACACAATAAGTAATCCACCTGGGGAGTACGACCGCAAGGTTGAAACTCAAAGGAATTGACGGGGGCCCGCACAAGCAGTGGAGTATGTGGTTTAATTCGAAGCAACGCGAAGAACCTTACCAGGTCTTGACATCCGATGCATAGTGCAGAGATGCATGAAGTCCTTCGGGACATCGAGACAGGTGGTGCATGGTTGTCGTCAGCTCGTGTCGTGAGATGTTGGGTTAAGTCCCGCAACGAGCGCAACCCTTATTGCCAGTTACTACGCAAGAGGACTCTGGCGAGACTGCCGTTGACAAAACGGAGGAAGGTGGGGATGACGTCAAATCATCATGCCCTTTATGACCTGGGCTACACACGTACTACAATGGCGTTTAACAAAGAGAAGCAA encodes the following:
- a CDS encoding acylphosphatase; amino-acid sequence: MSAVRRRWRFEGRVQGVGFRYFSSCAAQNLGLTGWVANNWDGSVTLEAQGEPAQLDRLVPMIERTCRWGRIENMTVKNIPLEEHEYGFSERSGD
- a CDS encoding type III pantothenate kinase; translated protein: MILALNIGNSNITFGSYTRDGKLVFSSRLFADTALSSDELVYKMVNMLALYGAEPREVTDVIFSSVVPALTPRMREALHKMCEAPVMEVGPGLKSGVRIRMDNPAQLGGELLCAVVGALQRHTPPLVVANFDTAISMLAVDGDGALIGGAILPGPQMALAALVKNTAQLPQVELDAKPKRMVGANTADCLHSGMVHGTAAMVDGMVENFREALHAPEAPLVATGTLPRSVRAACRTAIDYRDTLVLDGLYTIWQRNARR